The Niallia alba genome includes a window with the following:
- the nusB gene encoding transcription antitermination factor NusB, which yields MKRRTAREKALQALFQIDISDIDKEIAIEHVLEGEKSDSYLTKLVDGVLSHQVSIDETIKQYLENWSLERIANVDRNILRLAAYEMMYGQADDVPVNVAIDEAVEIAKLYGDDQSGRFVNGVLSKIKENQQ from the coding sequence ATGAAAAGAAGAACTGCCAGAGAAAAGGCCTTACAGGCACTATTTCAAATTGATATTAGTGATATAGACAAGGAAATAGCAATAGAACATGTTTTAGAAGGAGAGAAATCCGATTCCTATCTTACTAAATTAGTGGATGGGGTTCTTAGCCACCAAGTTTCTATTGATGAAACAATCAAACAATATCTAGAAAATTGGTCACTGGAAAGAATAGCTAATGTAGACCGGAACATTTTACGTCTTGCAGCGTATGAAATGATGTATGGTCAAGCAGATGATGTACCTGTAAATGTAGCAATAGATGAGGCTGTAGAAATTGCTAAACTTTATGGAGATGATCAATCTGGTAGATTCGTCAACGGAGTATTATCTAAAATCAAAGAAAATCAGCAATAA
- the accC gene encoding acetyl-CoA carboxylase biotin carboxylase subunit yields MIKKLLIANRGEIAVRIIRACRELDIQTVAIYSEADREALHVQIADEAYCIGPKASKDSYLNFTNIISVATLTGCDAIHPGYGFLAENADFAELCRDCKITFVGPSPEAINKMGTKDVARETMRQAGVPIVPGSQGIIKDLEDGIQLAKEIGYPVIIKATAGGGGKGIRVARTEEELIKGINITQQEALTAFGNAGVYLEKYIEDFRHVELQVLADNYGNVIHLGERDCSVQRRLQKLLEESPSPVLSEEMREKMGDAAVKAAAAVNYTGAGTIEFIFDYQNQAFYFMEMNTRIQVEHPVTEMVTGIDLIKEQILVASGKPLEYKQKDVTFTGWSIECRINAENPAKNFMPSPGKIDMYLPPGGLGVRVDSAAYPGYKIPPYYDSMIAKVITYGSTRQEAISRMKRALSEFVIEGVHTTIPFHLNLLNHEKFVEGNFNTKFLEMYDLMKSED; encoded by the coding sequence ATGATAAAAAAACTATTAATCGCAAATAGAGGAGAAATAGCTGTTCGTATTATAAGAGCTTGTCGTGAATTAGATATCCAAACGGTGGCTATTTATTCAGAAGCAGATCGTGAGGCTTTGCATGTACAAATCGCTGATGAAGCGTATTGTATAGGACCAAAAGCTTCAAAGGATAGTTATTTAAACTTTACAAACATAATAAGTGTAGCAACGTTAACAGGGTGCGATGCCATTCATCCTGGATACGGATTTTTGGCGGAAAATGCTGATTTTGCTGAATTGTGCAGAGATTGCAAAATCACGTTTGTAGGACCTAGTCCAGAGGCTATTAATAAAATGGGAACAAAAGATGTTGCGAGAGAAACAATGCGTCAGGCTGGCGTGCCAATCGTGCCTGGTTCCCAAGGAATTATTAAAGATCTAGAAGATGGCATTCAATTAGCAAAAGAAATAGGATATCCTGTTATTATTAAAGCTACTGCAGGTGGCGGTGGTAAGGGAATCCGTGTAGCAAGAACAGAAGAAGAATTAATTAAAGGAATAAACATTACGCAGCAAGAAGCATTAACAGCTTTTGGGAATGCAGGAGTGTATTTAGAAAAATATATCGAGGATTTCCGCCATGTAGAATTGCAAGTACTTGCTGATAATTATGGGAATGTCATTCATCTAGGAGAAAGAGATTGCTCCGTACAGCGTCGATTGCAAAAGTTGCTCGAAGAATCTCCGTCTCCTGTATTATCAGAAGAAATGCGAGAAAAAATGGGGGATGCTGCTGTTAAAGCTGCCGCTGCAGTAAATTATACAGGTGCAGGAACGATTGAATTCATTTTTGATTATCAAAATCAAGCATTCTATTTTATGGAAATGAATACGCGCATCCAAGTTGAGCATCCAGTAACGGAAATGGTAACTGGTATTGATTTAATTAAAGAACAAATACTAGTTGCATCAGGCAAACCTTTGGAATATAAACAAAAGGATGTTACATTTACTGGTTGGTCAATAGAATGCCGTATCAACGCAGAAAATCCTGCGAAAAATTTCATGCCTTCACCAGGGAAAATCGATATGTATTTACCGCCAGGCGGATTAGGAGTACGTGTTGATTCAGCTGCTTATCCAGGTTATAAGATCCCACCATACTATGATAGTATGATTGCTAAGGTAATTACCTATGGATCAACTAGACAAGAAGCTATTTCCCGCATGAAACGGGCGCTGAGTGAATTTGTAATCGAGGGTGTACACACTACGATTCCGTTTCACTTAAATCTCCTTAATCATGAAAAGTTTGTGGAAGGCAACTTCAACACAAAGTTTTTAGAGATGTATGATTTAATGAAATCAGAAGATTAA
- a CDS encoding IS4 family transposase encodes MDKITRKTSFGQWFSPINLQLFEENVKTMKLDYYTKKLTTESFLKLLLFAQLQEIESLHALGDCLFDDQLQKGIDLDSISISQLSRRLNGINPDLFQRLFLDLVSQIHAKTHYTKLVMPLKIIDSSTLPLNLTNHKWAKFRKTKAGVKLHLRLVFMEKGISYPEKAVMTTAKEHDRGQLEIMVDDKECMYVFDRGYLDYERFDRMTDDGYFFLSRLRKNAVIRNVYDFKLPKDTAVLSDQMVLIGTTQNRAENYFRLLKVMDSKGNELHLITNRFDLSAEEISEMYKSRWAIELFFKWIKQHLSIKKFYGQSEWAIQNQVFIALIVFCLHVLVQIETRSKRKTLQISRYLRAALWKPANVWLRKIEGKAIP; translated from the coding sequence ATGGACAAGATTACACGAAAAACTTCATTTGGACAATGGTTTTCACCTATAAATCTTCAATTATTTGAAGAAAACGTGAAAACGATGAAATTAGATTACTATACGAAAAAATTAACGACAGAGTCATTTCTAAAATTACTACTTTTTGCGCAGCTACAAGAAATTGAAAGTCTGCATGCGCTGGGTGATTGTCTTTTCGATGACCAGCTTCAAAAAGGGATAGACCTTGATTCTATTAGTATTTCTCAGTTGTCACGGCGGTTAAACGGCATAAACCCTGATCTATTTCAAAGGCTTTTCCTTGATTTAGTGTCACAAATTCATGCCAAAACGCATTACACGAAACTCGTGATGCCGTTAAAAATCATTGATTCAAGCACATTGCCACTTAATTTGACCAATCATAAATGGGCTAAATTCCGCAAAACAAAAGCAGGTGTAAAGTTACATTTGCGCCTTGTGTTTATGGAAAAGGGTATATCCTATCCTGAAAAGGCCGTTATGACAACGGCAAAAGAACATGACCGTGGTCAGCTTGAAATCATGGTGGATGACAAGGAATGCATGTATGTGTTTGACCGTGGTTATCTAGACTACGAGCGCTTTGATCGCATGACTGATGATGGCTACTTCTTTCTTTCACGGCTACGCAAAAATGCAGTCATACGGAACGTTTACGATTTTAAGCTACCCAAGGATACAGCTGTTTTATCAGACCAAATGGTGTTGATAGGTACGACTCAAAACCGTGCTGAAAATTACTTTCGGCTTCTAAAAGTGATGGACTCAAAAGGAAATGAACTTCATTTAATTACAAATCGTTTTGATTTAAGCGCCGAAGAAATTTCAGAAATGTATAAATCACGGTGGGCAATTGAGCTGTTTTTTAAATGGATCAAACAACATCTCAGCATCAAAAAGTTCTACGGTCAAAGCGAATGGGCGATTCAAAATCAAGTATTTATCGCACTAATTGTTTTTTGCCTACATGTTCTCGTGCAAATCGAGACCAGAAGCAAGCGAAAAACCTTACAGATTAGCCGTTATCTAAGGGCTGCATTGTGGAAACCAGCGAATGTTTGGCTTCGAAAGATTGAAGGAAAAGCCATCCCTTAA
- the xseA gene encoding exodeoxyribonuclease VII large subunit, with product MESRYLTVHALTKYIKRKFDADPHLHEVMVKGEISNFKQHSSGHMYFTLKDEKARILAVMFARHNQQMKFTPENGMKVLVKASITVYESSGQYQMYVNEMQPDGIGQLYLAYEQLRAKLEQEGLFLPEHKKIIPRYPKTIGVITSPTGAAIRDIITTIKRRYPIAKIMIYPALVQGETAAPSIVKAIQQANEQESPIIDVLIVGRGGGSIEELWAFNEEIVARAIHTSTIPVISAVGHETDFTIADFVADMRAPTPTGAAELAVPHIDELVERILTRQSRLIRGIKEKVELQKLRLNRIQRSYAFRYPKVLYDQKLEQLDKQTELLIRNVQRVFDQKNNQHQSIQKQLLRNHPDQYIKKAHHDLANLQKNMIRNTELILQAKRQSFLSIIGKMDALSPLKIMERGYNVAYDSNGKLIATIKQVQAKDQIELNLADGIIEAEIIAVKER from the coding sequence ATGGAATCACGTTATTTAACGGTACATGCTTTGACGAAATACATAAAAAGAAAATTTGATGCCGATCCTCATCTGCACGAAGTCATGGTGAAAGGGGAAATATCCAACTTTAAGCAGCATTCAAGTGGTCACATGTATTTTACCTTAAAAGATGAGAAAGCCAGGATTTTAGCCGTTATGTTTGCGCGTCATAACCAGCAAATGAAATTCACGCCAGAAAATGGGATGAAAGTACTTGTTAAAGCAAGTATTACTGTTTATGAATCAAGCGGACAGTATCAAATGTATGTGAATGAAATGCAGCCAGACGGTATTGGACAATTGTATCTTGCCTATGAGCAGTTGAGAGCGAAACTAGAGCAAGAAGGCTTGTTTCTGCCAGAACATAAGAAAATAATTCCGCGATATCCAAAAACAATTGGTGTAATTACCTCGCCTACTGGTGCGGCTATTAGAGATATTATTACGACAATTAAAAGACGATACCCAATCGCTAAAATTATGATTTATCCGGCGTTAGTTCAAGGAGAAACGGCGGCTCCTTCCATTGTAAAGGCTATTCAACAAGCAAATGAGCAGGAGTCACCGATAATTGATGTTCTCATTGTAGGGAGAGGCGGCGGTTCCATTGAGGAATTATGGGCTTTTAACGAAGAAATCGTTGCCAGAGCCATTCACACTTCAACTATTCCTGTTATATCTGCTGTCGGTCATGAAACAGATTTTACTATTGCTGATTTTGTTGCAGACATGCGGGCGCCGACTCCAACTGGTGCAGCTGAATTAGCCGTACCTCATATTGATGAACTCGTGGAACGGATTTTGACAAGACAAAGTCGGTTAATTAGGGGCATAAAAGAAAAGGTGGAATTACAGAAACTACGCTTAAACAGAATTCAACGTTCCTATGCTTTTCGTTATCCTAAGGTTTTATATGATCAGAAATTGGAGCAGTTAGATAAACAGACAGAGTTGCTAATCCGTAATGTACAAAGAGTTTTTGATCAGAAGAACAATCAACATCAATCAATCCAAAAGCAATTACTAAGAAATCATCCTGATCAATATATAAAGAAAGCGCACCACGATTTAGCTAACTTACAAAAAAATATGATCCGCAATACAGAGCTCATACTTCAGGCAAAAAGGCAGTCTTTTCTTTCGATAATAGGTAAGATGGATGCATTAAGTCCGTTAAAGATAATGGAAAGAGGTTATAATGTAGCATATGATAGTAATGGAAAGTTAATAGCCACCATTAA
- a CDS encoding Asp23/Gls24 family envelope stress response protein yields the protein MSETTSLEMNQEYNGLGKVEIAPEVIEVIASIAASEVEGVAQMRSNFATGVVEKFGKKMHNKGIKVDLSEEGIKVEVYCVMNFGVSIPQVAQQIQDNIRQTLINMTGLVTEEVNIHIVGVQFESTKQESELQQEM from the coding sequence ATGAGCGAAACAACAAGTTTAGAAATGAACCAAGAGTATAATGGACTAGGCAAAGTAGAAATTGCTCCTGAAGTAATTGAGGTTATTGCTAGTATTGCTGCTTCTGAAGTAGAAGGTGTAGCTCAAATGAGAAGCAATTTTGCAACTGGAGTTGTGGAGAAATTTGGAAAAAAGATGCACAACAAAGGGATAAAAGTTGACCTTAGTGAAGAAGGTATTAAAGTTGAAGTATATTGCGTGATGAATTTTGGTGTTTCTATCCCACAAGTTGCACAACAAATTCAAGACAATATTCGTCAGACTTTAATCAATATGACTGGACTAGTAACAGAGGAAGTTAATATTCACATTGTTGGTGTTCAGTTCGAATCGACAAAACAAGAATCTGAATTACAGCAAGAAATGTAG
- the accB gene encoding acetyl-CoA carboxylase biotin carboxyl carrier protein, with amino-acid sequence MLKISEVKELIKLIDDSTISNFLYEQDGVKVEIKKNVGEAVVAAPVVTKTIQQEEAKTTKEVAVESVVTEAPEKSIDENLHKITSPMVGTFYQSASPDAPAFIKVGDKVTKDSVVCIVEAMKLFNEITAEVDGEIVEILVKDGELVEYGEPLFLVKA; translated from the coding sequence ATGTTGAAAATTTCAGAAGTGAAAGAACTAATTAAATTAATAGATGATTCGACTATTAGCAATTTTTTATATGAACAAGATGGCGTGAAAGTTGAAATCAAAAAGAATGTTGGAGAGGCAGTAGTAGCAGCACCAGTTGTTACAAAAACAATCCAACAAGAAGAAGCGAAAACAACAAAAGAGGTTGCGGTTGAAAGTGTAGTTACAGAAGCACCTGAAAAATCAATCGATGAAAACTTACATAAGATTACCTCTCCGATGGTAGGAACATTCTATCAATCAGCTTCTCCAGATGCTCCTGCATTTATAAAAGTAGGAGATAAGGTTACAAAAGATTCTGTTGTTTGTATCGTAGAAGCGATGAAGTTATTTAACGAAATTACAGCAGAAGTAGATGGCGAAATTGTAGAAATTCTCGTTAAAGATGGAGAACTTGTAGAGTACGGGGAACCATTATTTCTAGTAAAGGCGTAA